A stretch of the Gemmatimonadota bacterium genome encodes the following:
- a CDS encoding NAD(P)(+) transhydrogenase (Re/Si-specific) subunit beta produces the protein MNADILVELTYLLSAILFVVGLKRLQSPATARGGNALASFAMLLAIIATVVDTDILSWTGILIGVAIGSIIGSIAARRVQMTAMPEMVGVFNAFGGGASALVAVAEFLNLPGVGLSTGGVSMLLGTLIGGVTFSGSFIAFAKLKGILTGNPITFPGQNATNALLVLGTLALGAMTLGVFGGQDPTTLFYVFCGISLLLGVLLVIPIGGADMPVVISLLNSYSGLAASAAGFVIGNMVLIIAGALVGASGLILTQLMCKGMNRSLANVVFGGFGGTAGVDRALIGKRPVRSTDAEAVAAELGYVNSVVVVPGYGLAVAQAQHELRKVGDLLEDRGVDVKYAIHPVAGRMPGHMNVLLAEADVSYDKLFDLDEINDDFSKTDAVLVVGANDVVNPAARDPQSVIAGMPILDVDKARRVIVMKRSLSPGFAGIDNELFYAENTLMFFGDAKESMGDLVREVRELA, from the coding sequence ATGAACGCGGACATCCTGGTCGAACTGACCTACCTGCTGTCGGCGATCCTCTTCGTCGTCGGGCTCAAGCGGCTGCAATCACCGGCAACCGCGCGCGGTGGTAACGCGCTCGCGTCTTTTGCGATGCTTCTCGCGATCATCGCGACCGTGGTGGATACCGACATCCTCAGCTGGACCGGGATCCTCATCGGTGTGGCGATCGGTAGTATCATCGGCAGCATAGCAGCCCGTAGGGTCCAGATGACGGCTATGCCGGAGATGGTCGGCGTATTCAACGCCTTCGGTGGTGGCGCGTCGGCGCTCGTGGCCGTAGCCGAGTTCCTGAACCTCCCCGGAGTAGGTTTGAGCACGGGGGGCGTCTCGATGCTGCTCGGGACGCTGATCGGCGGCGTGACCTTCTCCGGGTCGTTTATAGCGTTCGCCAAGCTGAAGGGCATCCTCACCGGAAACCCCATCACCTTCCCGGGCCAGAATGCCACGAATGCCCTGCTCGTCCTGGGCACGCTCGCGCTTGGCGCGATGACCCTCGGTGTCTTCGGGGGTCAGGATCCGACCACGCTCTTCTACGTCTTCTGCGGCATATCGCTCCTGCTCGGCGTCCTGCTGGTCATCCCGATCGGTGGCGCCGACATGCCGGTCGTGATTTCGCTGCTGAACTCCTACTCGGGCCTGGCCGCGAGTGCAGCGGGATTCGTGATCGGCAACATGGTCCTGATCATCGCCGGTGCCTTGGTCGGGGCCTCCGGCCTCATTCTGACCCAGCTCATGTGCAAGGGCATGAACCGCTCCCTCGCCAACGTCGTCTTCGGCGGCTTCGGCGGCACCGCGGGTGTCGATCGCGCGCTGATCGGCAAGCGCCCGGTGAGGAGCACGGACGCCGAGGCGGTCGCTGCGGAACTCGGATACGTGAATTCGGTGGTGGTCGTGCCGGGATACGGGCTGGCCGTTGCGCAAGCCCAACACGAGCTACGCAAGGTCGGCGACCTACTGGAAGATCGGGGCGTGGATGTGAAGTACGCCATCCACCCGGTCGCCGGTCGCATGCCGGGTCACATGAACGTGCTGCTCGCAGAAGCGGACGTCAGCTACGACAAGCTCTTCGACCTCGACGAAATCAACGACGACTTCTCGAAAACGGACGCGGTACTCGTCGTAGGCGCGAACGACGTCGTGAACCCCGCGGCCCGAGACCCGCAGTCGGTCATCGCGGGCATGCCGATTCTCGACGTGGACAAGGCACGTCGGGTCATCGTCATGAAAAGGAGCCTCTCTCCGGGCTTCGCCGGCATCGACAACGAGCTGTTCTATGCGGAGAACACGCTGATGTTCTTCGGCGATGCCAAGGAGTCGATGGGAGACCTCGTTCGCGAGGTCCGCGAGCTGGCGTAG
- a CDS encoding NAD(P) transhydrogenase subunit alpha, whose translation MGELMIGLYVFVLAALAGREVITKVPPTLHTPLMSGANAISGIAIVGAIVVAGRAEGTTQMVLGVVAITMATVNVIGGFMVTDRMLSMFRKR comes from the coding sequence ATGGGCGAGTTGATGATCGGACTGTACGTGTTCGTCCTTGCGGCGCTGGCCGGTCGCGAGGTCATCACCAAGGTGCCTCCCACACTACACACCCCGCTCATGTCCGGCGCCAATGCGATATCCGGTATTGCCATCGTCGGCGCGATCGTCGTCGCGGGTCGGGCCGAGGGCACCACGCAGATGGTGCTCGGCGTCGTGGCAATCACCATGGCCACGGTCAACGTGATCGGGGGATTCATGGTGACGGATCGCATGCTCAGCATGTTCAGGAAGAGGTAG
- a CDS encoding YifB family Mg chelatase-like AAA ATPase gives MLAHVHTAALRGVESFLVQVEVNLSSGLPAFTVVGLPHGAVRESRDRVAAALRNSGFPLPPRRITVNLAPGDVRKEGTAFDLPIAVGLLAAGGHLDDGRLGECAFLGELGLDGSLRPIRGALPIAAECAAAGIRTLVVPSANAGEASVVPGLTVLSAATLCDVITHFSGGRSLEKGALDLRGLLQESVSDGLDMRDVRGQAVAKRVLEIAAAGSHNVLFLGPPGSGKTMLARRLAGILPPLTLDEAIECTRVHSVAGTLGRGAPLVSRRPFRAPHHTVSDAGLVGGGSPIRPGEVSLAHNGVLFLDELAEFRRNVLDVLRQPLEAGVIHLSRAGSAVCFPARILLVAAMNPCPCGFWGDGTDRCLCDPTVVHRYMGRVSGPLIDRIDLHLHIPPVPFEQLAGDGEGSSSAQIKERVSKARRLQEARFEGVEAVHANGQMRPMELRRWCRPSRAVSRLLQRAVDRMGLSARSYHRILKVARTIADLDGVEEIRCRDAAEALQYRYLDRMRG, from the coding sequence ATGCTCGCTCATGTTCACACCGCGGCCTTGCGAGGCGTAGAGTCGTTTCTCGTGCAGGTCGAGGTGAACCTGAGTTCTGGGCTTCCGGCCTTCACCGTCGTCGGGTTGCCGCACGGTGCGGTGCGCGAAAGCCGCGATAGGGTCGCGGCGGCACTGCGGAACTCGGGCTTCCCCCTGCCGCCCCGGCGCATCACAGTGAATCTCGCCCCCGGGGACGTGCGCAAGGAAGGAACGGCCTTCGACCTGCCGATCGCGGTGGGCTTGCTCGCGGCCGGCGGGCACCTGGATGACGGTCGCCTCGGCGAGTGCGCCTTCCTGGGAGAGCTGGGGCTCGACGGCTCGCTTCGACCCATTCGCGGCGCACTGCCGATCGCGGCGGAGTGTGCTGCGGCGGGCATCCGCACCCTGGTGGTGCCGTCTGCGAACGCCGGAGAGGCGAGTGTCGTCCCCGGTCTGACCGTTCTCAGCGCGGCGACCCTGTGTGACGTCATCACGCACTTCAGCGGGGGACGGTCGCTCGAGAAGGGCGCCCTCGATCTCCGCGGGCTGTTGCAGGAGAGCGTTTCGGACGGCCTTGACATGCGTGACGTACGAGGCCAAGCGGTGGCGAAGCGAGTGCTGGAAATCGCCGCCGCGGGCTCACACAATGTGCTCTTCCTGGGGCCACCCGGGTCGGGCAAGACGATGCTGGCGCGCAGGCTTGCGGGGATCCTACCGCCGCTCACTCTGGACGAGGCAATCGAGTGCACTCGCGTTCACTCGGTCGCGGGCACGCTGGGGAGGGGGGCGCCGCTGGTGTCTCGGCGCCCTTTCCGGGCCCCCCATCACACGGTCAGCGACGCCGGGCTCGTCGGCGGTGGGTCTCCGATCCGGCCTGGGGAGGTCAGCCTGGCGCACAACGGCGTCCTCTTCCTCGACGAGTTGGCCGAGTTCCGCCGAAACGTCTTGGACGTACTCCGCCAACCGTTGGAAGCCGGAGTCATCCATCTGTCGCGGGCCGGATCGGCCGTCTGCTTCCCCGCCAGGATCCTGCTCGTGGCGGCTATGAACCCCTGTCCCTGTGGCTTCTGGGGGGACGGCACCGATCGGTGTCTCTGCGATCCCACAGTGGTTCACCGCTACATGGGGCGGGTTTCAGGACCGCTCATCGACCGAATCGACCTGCACCTACACATCCCGCCGGTGCCGTTCGAGCAGCTGGCGGGAGACGGCGAGGGGTCGAGCAGCGCCCAGATCAAGGAACGCGTCTCAAAGGCTCGACGGCTCCAGGAGGCCCGCTTCGAGGGGGTCGAGGCGGTGCACGCCAACGGCCAGATGCGTCCCATGGAGTTGCGTCGGTGGTGCCGGCCAAGTCGAGCTGTGTCACGCCTCCTTCAACGCGCGGTCGATCGCATGGGTCTGTCGGCGCGCTCCTACCACCGGATCTTGAAAGTGGCCCGCACGATTGCCGACCTGGACGGCGTCGAGGAGATTCGCTGCCGCGACGCAGCCGAGGCCCTCCAGTACCGATACCTGGATCGCATGCGGGGCTGA
- a CDS encoding Re/Si-specific NAD(P)(+) transhydrogenase subunit alpha, which yields MKVAVLKETRPGERRVALVPQGVKALLKAGLDVTVQAGAGSASSISDDEYEEAGATVAPSAAEALRDAGIVLAVNAPSLGDVAAMSEGTILVSFMSPLTNPDLVRALAESKITGIAMEMVPRITRAQSMDALSSQATVAGYKAVLIAADHLPKFLPMFTTAAGTIRPAKALILGAGVAGLQAIATARRLGAVVQAFDVRPEVKEQVESLGASFLEADEEVAAEGEGGYAKELSEDQHQKELDLIAGAIADCDIVITTAQIPGRDAPLLITEDMVRSMRPGSVIIDLASESGGNCALTQSGETVVVHGVQILGPVNLAAGIPVHASQMYSKNIVTLVSEFVAEEGRIELDMENDVVGPSTVTHEGQVTNELVKNALSVS from the coding sequence ATGAAGGTCGCCGTTCTGAAGGAAACACGTCCTGGAGAGCGCCGGGTCGCCCTGGTCCCTCAAGGTGTGAAAGCACTCCTCAAGGCGGGACTCGATGTGACCGTGCAGGCCGGTGCGGGATCGGCCTCGAGTATCTCTGACGATGAGTACGAAGAAGCTGGTGCCACCGTCGCCCCCTCCGCTGCGGAGGCTCTCCGGGACGCGGGCATTGTGCTCGCGGTGAACGCACCGTCCCTCGGGGACGTGGCGGCAATGTCCGAGGGCACCATCCTGGTCTCGTTCATGAGCCCACTCACTAACCCGGACCTCGTTCGCGCGCTCGCGGAATCGAAGATCACGGGGATCGCTATGGAAATGGTCCCGCGGATTACGCGAGCGCAGTCGATGGACGCTCTCTCCTCCCAGGCGACCGTGGCCGGGTACAAAGCGGTGCTCATCGCCGCCGACCACTTGCCGAAGTTCCTCCCCATGTTCACGACCGCGGCGGGCACGATTCGACCCGCGAAGGCGCTCATTCTCGGAGCGGGCGTCGCGGGGCTGCAGGCGATCGCGACCGCTCGACGCCTCGGCGCCGTGGTGCAAGCGTTCGACGTCCGGCCCGAGGTGAAGGAACAGGTGGAGAGCTTGGGCGCCAGCTTCTTGGAGGCCGACGAGGAGGTCGCGGCCGAGGGTGAGGGCGGCTACGCGAAGGAACTCTCGGAGGACCAGCATCAGAAGGAGCTGGACCTCATCGCCGGCGCGATAGCAGACTGCGACATCGTGATCACCACGGCTCAGATCCCCGGCCGGGACGCACCGCTGTTGATCACGGAAGACATGGTCAGGTCGATGCGTCCGGGGTCTGTGATCATCGATCTCGCTTCGGAGAGCGGCGGCAATTGCGCGCTGACCCAGAGCGGCGAAACCGTTGTCGTGCACGGTGTGCAGATCCTCGGGCCGGTCAACCTAGCAGCCGGCATCCCGGTGCACGCGAGCCAGATGTACTCGAAGAACATCGTGACGTTGGTCAGTGAGTTCGTCGCAGAGGAAGGCCGAATCGAACTCGACATGGAGAACGACGTGGTGGGCCCTTCTACCGTCACGCACGAAGGCCAGGTCACGAACGAGCTCGTGAAGAACGCGCTGTCGGTGTCGTGA
- a CDS encoding type II toxin-antitoxin system HicA family toxin, giving the protein MNPVDYSLLRSLTARRLEKALTREGFPIARQRGSHRRYSHSDGRRVTVPFSSAGETFLPKTPQSIIERQGHWTEADLQRLGLLK; this is encoded by the coding sequence GTGAATCCGGTCGACTACTCCCTTCTCCGCTCCCTCACCGCCCGCCGACTCGAAAAAGCTTTGACCCGTGAAGGCTTTCCCATCGCCCGTCAGCGGGGCAGTCACCGCCGTTATAGTCACTCCGACGGCCGTCGCGTGACGGTACCCTTCTCGTCCGCGGGCGAGACGTTCCTTCCTAAGACCCCTCAGAGCATCATCGAGCGACAAGGTCACTGGACCGAAGCCGACCTCCAGCGGCTCGGCCTGCTCAAGTAG
- a CDS encoding amino acid decarboxylase — protein sequence MSRDLPPEEFRALAHEVADWMADYLAGVGDLPVFPDVRPGDVRAALPAAPPEVAEPLERVLADFRDIIVPGLTHWNHPGFFGYYAITGSAPGILGEMLAAALNVNAMVWRSSPAATELEETTTDWLRQLLGLPADFDGVINDTASSSSLYALAAARDVAYPDARERGLFGRPAGRVYASDQTHSSIEKAVLTLGFGRDGYRAIPSDSEFRMRPAALRAAIEEDMAAGVRPVAVVATLGTTSSSSIDPVSEIAEVARDFGLWLHVDAAYAGPAAIVPELRPLLAGWEHADSIVVNPHKWLFTPVDCSVLYCRRPERLVRAFSIVPEYLTAPQAEGGRNLMDYGVSLGRRFRSLKLWFVLRAFGREGIIERLRAHVAMAKEFTTWIDEAEQWKRVAPTPLSTVAFRFLAGGSDEQDADAANLRILERVNRSGEVLLTHTELGGRVALRLSIGNLRTTSSHVRRAWALLQNAADDERAV from the coding sequence ATGAGCCGAGATCTGCCGCCGGAAGAGTTCCGAGCTCTGGCACACGAAGTGGCCGATTGGATGGCCGACTACCTTGCGGGCGTCGGAGATCTTCCCGTCTTTCCGGACGTACGACCCGGTGACGTGCGCGCTGCCTTGCCGGCCGCGCCACCGGAGGTCGCCGAGCCCCTCGAGCGGGTGCTTGCCGACTTTCGTGACATCATCGTACCTGGACTCACGCACTGGAATCACCCCGGTTTCTTCGGCTACTACGCGATCACGGGCTCCGCGCCGGGGATTCTCGGTGAGATGCTCGCAGCGGCGCTCAACGTGAACGCGATGGTATGGCGCAGCTCGCCCGCGGCTACCGAACTCGAGGAGACCACTACGGATTGGCTGCGTCAACTCCTGGGATTGCCGGCCGACTTCGACGGGGTCATCAACGACACGGCTTCCTCGTCCTCACTGTATGCGTTGGCCGCGGCGCGCGACGTGGCGTATCCCGATGCCCGTGAGCGGGGTCTGTTCGGGCGGCCCGCCGGGCGGGTCTACGCGTCCGATCAGACCCACTCTTCGATAGAGAAGGCGGTCCTGACTTTGGGCTTCGGTCGGGACGGATATCGTGCGATACCGAGCGATTCCGAGTTTCGCATGCGGCCGGCCGCGCTCCGCGCTGCGATCGAAGAAGACATGGCGGCTGGTGTTCGACCCGTCGCGGTTGTGGCGACGCTCGGCACGACATCGAGCAGCTCGATCGATCCGGTGAGCGAAATCGCCGAGGTCGCCCGCGACTTCGGCCTCTGGCTGCACGTCGATGCGGCGTACGCGGGCCCTGCGGCCATCGTACCCGAGCTGAGGCCATTGCTGGCCGGCTGGGAGCACGCCGACTCCATCGTGGTCAACCCGCACAAGTGGTTGTTCACTCCGGTCGATTGTTCGGTGCTCTATTGCCGGCGTCCGGAGCGACTGGTCCGAGCGTTCTCGATCGTTCCCGAGTATCTCACCGCACCCCAAGCGGAGGGTGGGCGGAACCTCATGGACTACGGGGTCTCACTCGGCCGTCGCTTTCGTTCTCTCAAGCTCTGGTTCGTCCTCCGCGCGTTCGGACGTGAGGGCATCATCGAGCGTCTTCGCGCACACGTGGCGATGGCGAAGGAGTTCACGACCTGGATCGATGAGGCGGAGCAGTGGAAGCGCGTGGCGCCGACACCACTGTCTACGGTCGCCTTTCGGTTCCTGGCAGGCGGTAGTGACGAGCAAGACGCCGACGCTGCCAACCTTCGTATCCTGGAACGTGTGAATCGTTCGGGAGAGGTCCTTCTGACCCACACCGAGCTCGGCGGCCGCGTCGCGCTGCGGCTCTCGATCGGGAATCTGAGGACGACGTCCTCTCACGTGCGGCGGGCTTGGGCGCTCCTTCAGAACGCCGCCGACGATGAGAGAGCCGTGTAG
- a CDS encoding type II toxin-antitoxin system HicB family antitoxin, with product MRSYTFRIEIEKDSFPGGEPGFFVRVPALEHLGAATQGRTREEAMSHIHEVLQMIVEDLVEEGQPIPAEAATVSDEPLVTVTL from the coding sequence ATGCGGTCCTACACCTTCCGAATTGAGATCGAGAAGGACTCCTTCCCTGGAGGGGAGCCCGGTTTCTTCGTGCGCGTGCCAGCCCTGGAGCACCTGGGAGCGGCAACCCAGGGGCGGACGCGTGAAGAAGCCATGAGCCACATCCATGAGGTCCTCCAAATGATCGTGGAAGACCTCGTCGAAGAGGGTCAGCCCATCCCAGCCGAAGCGGCGACGGTTTCGGATGAGCCCCTCGTCACTGTCACTCTGTGA